One genomic segment of Thermodesulfobacteriota bacterium includes these proteins:
- a CDS encoding IPT/TIG domain-containing protein, with protein MKRIVSCFEVSKEGSGVNIFKALGVLGIILFFLISFSIKVSSTPVEGGVTINEVLVDFEDETITIMGTNFTPASDLTVTLGEFGVLNIVTSSSNLIVVEFPSQGLLAGDYLLTVSTGSSQSKTEDYSLTIGAVGPQGEPGPEGPQGPQGERGPQGAQGPVGPQGPPGPQGPQGETGPQGPAGPQGPEGPPGISEYQIVGGTFFQAIPPLQQSLTYTVLCPAGKNVIGGGGQCLIDSGAPLGTYPVAMRQSQPNSPGTGWELSCFNASSSSQLNVTIIVRAICGVVQ; from the coding sequence ATGAAGAGGATAGTATCGTGTTTCGAGGTTTCCAAGGAGGGGTCGGGGGTAAACATTTTTAAAGCTCTTGGTGTACTAGGCATTATTCTGTTTTTTTTAATTTCGTTTTCTATTAAGGTGTCGTCAACACCTGTGGAAGGAGGAGTAACGATTAACGAGGTGTTAGTGGATTTTGAGGATGAAACCATAACTATAATGGGGACTAACTTCACACCAGCAAGCGATTTAACTGTGACACTTGGCGAATTCGGGGTTTTAAATATTGTTACTTCGAGTTCAAATTTGATAGTAGTGGAGTTTCCTTCACAGGGTTTGTTAGCGGGTGATTATCTTCTTACCGTCTCAACAGGTTCAAGCCAAAGCAAAACGGAGGATTACAGCCTAACCATAGGGGCGGTAGGCCCACAAGGAGAACCTGGTCCAGAGGGTCCACAGGGGCCACAGGGTGAGCGGGGTCCACAAGGAGCCCAAGGACCAGTAGGTCCACAGGGACCACCTGGACCACAAGGACCTCAGGGAGAAACCGGTCCACAAGGACCGGCAGGTCCACAGGGGCCAGAGGGCCCTCCAGGGATTTCGGAGTATCAGATAGTTGGAGGTACTTTTTTTCAGGCGATACCCCCTCTTCAACAAAGTCTTACCTATACTGTCCTTTGTCCTGCGGGGAAAAATGTAATAGGCGGAGGCGGACAGTGTTTAATAGATAGCGGTGCCCCCCTCGGTACATATCCTGTAGCCATGAGACAATCTCAACCAAATTCCCCAGGTACGGGTTGGGAGCTATCGTGTTTTAATGCTTCCTCAAGTTCTCAGCTTAACGTAACAATCATTGTTAGAGCTATTTGTGGAGTAGTCCAATAA
- a CDS encoding addiction module antitoxin yields the protein MQKKLTITIDEKVYEGLHKVIGPRNISQFIESLVRPRVVSQDLEAAYMEMAQDEGREAKALEWSEATIGDVSDEPR from the coding sequence ATGCAGAAAAAACTAACTATTACCATAGATGAAAAGGTTTATGAGGGGTTACATAAAGTCATTGGTCCCAGAAATATTAGCCAATTTATAGAATCCTTGGTTAGACCTCGTGTAGTCTCTCAAGATTTAGAGGCGGCATACATGGAAATGGCGCAAGACGAGGGACGTGAAGCCAAAGCATTAGAGTGGTCTGAAGCCACAATCGGAGACGTCAGCGATGAACCGCGGTGA
- a CDS encoding type II toxin-antitoxin system VapC family toxin, with amino-acid sequence MFVVDTNVFIYAIDRKSKEHTQCRTLLETWRKDRLPWYTTWGILYEFLRVSTHPRVFRNPLTLEQAWSLVKAILASPGLRMLSEGENHTEVAARTFKEIQGLSGNLLHYAHIAILMREHGIKRIYTRDTDFHRFPFLEVIDPVNI; translated from the coding sequence ATGTTCGTTGTGGACACCAATGTGTTCATATATGCCATTGATAGAAAATCAAAGGAGCACACCCAGTGTAGAACTTTGCTAGAGACATGGAGGAAAGACCGCTTACCCTGGTACACAACATGGGGGATTCTCTACGAGTTTTTACGAGTCAGCACACATCCAAGGGTTTTTCGCAATCCTCTAACCCTTGAGCAGGCCTGGAGTTTGGTCAAGGCTATACTAGCTTCTCCGGGACTGAGAATGCTTTCAGAAGGAGAAAATCACACCGAGGTAGCCGCCAGGACATTCAAGGAAATCCAGGGTTTGAGCGGTAATCTTCTCCATTATGCCCACATCGCAATCTTGATGCGAGAGCACGGTATAAAACGAATCTATACCAGGGATACGGATTTTCATCGTTTCCCCTTCCTTGAGGTCATCGACCCGGTCAACATATAA
- a CDS encoding adenylate/guanylate cyclase domain-containing protein — protein sequence MHCPSCSFENPPGLNFCGRCGTPLTVQPADTKPKIESERRQITVMFCDIAGFTSLSGQIDPEELRDVVTAYQRGCAEIIYSFEGYIAQYLGDGLLVYFGYPFAHEDDAQRAVRTGLRIAGAIGNLSLPKEHLQQSVQIRIGIHTGLVVVGELGAKEKRELLALGETPNIAFRLQEIAQPNTVVISSDTYRLVHGYFECLDQGLCTLKGISRPVQTYRVTGERRGVSRFAAAVGTKLTPLVGREKEVGLLLNLGEKVKKGNGQVVLINGEPGIGKSRLLRVLRDHVSGDAHVWLKCSCLPYHKNTAFYPVIDLLERIFEFRIEDSPEEKFRKLERALNAGPWCPIPLQETVSHFASFLSLPIPDSYPPITLTPQKQKEKLLEALISWLMEVAKNQPVLFVMEDLHWADPSTLEFLNLLIDREPKAPIFIVLTFRPEFISPWESGPHITNLTVGRLSQKEVEAMVKNVAGEKTLPSEVLNQIVAKTDGVPLFVEELTKMVIESDLAFVGATGRSPAFAIPSTLQDSLMARLDRLAIEKEVVELGSTIGREYSYELLHAVSSLDGMTLQRELSRLVEAELLYQSKFFAQTRYTFKHALIQVVAYQSLVKGKRQQYHKRIAEVLEERFPWTVETQPELLAHHFTEAGVVEKAVPYWQRAGERAIERSANIEAIAHLRKGLELLKNLPETPERAQQELALRMTLGIPLTMTKGYAASEVEETYARALELCQDLGEIPELFPVLHGLLRFYLVRAEFKRSHELGELIMRIAQSLQDNALLVEANFGLGTTLFWLGDLISARACLEEGIALYDPEKHSSHAYLYGQDPGVACRGFASWSIWLLGYPDSALRLCKDMLVLDREVSHLFSLAYALHFDAVMNQFCCEPELILERAEEEVALSKEQGFTFWLVGGSILQGWALTKQDKMEEGIEQIQNSIAAWQATGAELARPYFLSLLAEAYYREGWVKEGLEVLSDALTMIDKSEERWWEAELLRLKGELLLAYSQGNRDEVEECFRRAIRIARRQSAKSLELRSVVSLSRLLREQERRDEAREILSEIYGWFTEGFDTRDLIEAKELLNELS from the coding sequence ATGCACTGCCCGAGTTGTAGCTTCGAAAACCCACCGGGGCTTAATTTCTGCGGGCGATGCGGTACGCCTCTTACAGTGCAACCTGCGGATACCAAACCTAAAATTGAATCAGAGCGTCGCCAGATAACGGTGATGTTCTGTGATATAGCCGGCTTTACCAGCCTCTCAGGGCAAATCGACCCCGAAGAGCTTAGAGATGTGGTGACCGCATATCAAAGGGGATGTGCAGAGATAATTTATAGTTTTGAGGGTTATATCGCCCAATATCTGGGCGATGGACTTCTGGTTTACTTTGGTTACCCGTTTGCTCATGAAGACGATGCACAGAGAGCTGTGAGGACAGGGTTAAGGATTGCAGGGGCGATTGGTAATTTGTCTCTGCCGAAGGAGCACTTACAACAATCCGTACAGATTCGGATAGGAATTCACACCGGTCTTGTGGTGGTGGGAGAATTAGGGGCAAAGGAGAAGCGGGAGCTACTCGCACTGGGCGAGACCCCGAACATCGCTTTTCGTCTACAGGAAATAGCCCAACCGAACACCGTAGTAATCAGCTCGGACACTTATCGGTTGGTACATGGTTATTTTGAGTGTCTCGATCAAGGTCTTTGTACTCTCAAAGGAATTTCCAGGCCGGTTCAGACATACCGAGTCACCGGGGAGCGTCGGGGTGTAAGCCGATTTGCGGCGGCTGTCGGTACAAAATTAACCCCGCTTGTAGGACGAGAGAAGGAAGTAGGACTTTTGCTTAACCTGGGGGAGAAGGTGAAGAAGGGAAACGGGCAGGTGGTGCTAATCAACGGAGAGCCGGGAATCGGCAAATCCCGCCTTTTGCGCGTGCTAAGAGATCACGTATCTGGAGACGCTCATGTGTGGCTAAAGTGTAGCTGCCTGCCGTATCACAAAAATACCGCTTTTTACCCTGTGATTGACCTTCTTGAGCGGATCTTTGAATTTAGAATAGAAGATTCCCCGGAGGAGAAGTTTAGAAAGCTCGAGAGGGCACTGAACGCAGGACCGTGGTGTCCCATTCCACTACAAGAGACGGTTTCTCACTTTGCCTCCTTTCTTTCTCTCCCAATTCCTGACAGTTACCCACCTATTACTTTGACTCCCCAGAAGCAGAAGGAGAAGTTACTCGAAGCCCTGATTTCATGGCTCATGGAAGTGGCAAAGAATCAGCCTGTGCTCTTCGTAATGGAGGACTTGCACTGGGCAGACCCATCGACTCTGGAATTTCTAAATCTTCTTATAGATCGGGAACCTAAAGCTCCTATTTTTATTGTCCTTACATTTCGTCCGGAGTTTATCTCTCCTTGGGAGAGCGGTCCGCATATAACCAATCTCACTGTAGGCCGGTTAAGTCAGAAAGAAGTAGAGGCTATGGTGAAGAACGTAGCTGGAGAGAAGACACTTCCGTCTGAGGTGTTAAATCAGATCGTAGCAAAGACCGACGGAGTGCCTCTTTTCGTGGAGGAACTGACAAAGATGGTAATTGAGTCTGATTTGGCATTTGTAGGGGCGACCGGCCGGTCGCCCGCATTTGCAATTCCCTCGACACTTCAGGACTCACTCATGGCAAGGTTAGACCGTCTGGCAATAGAGAAAGAGGTGGTAGAGCTGGGATCCACAATTGGTCGGGAGTATAGTTATGAGCTACTCCACGCAGTTTCATCCCTAGACGGAATGACTTTGCAGAGAGAGCTCTCTCGATTAGTGGAAGCAGAGCTTCTCTACCAGAGCAAGTTTTTCGCTCAGACTAGGTACACATTCAAGCATGCCCTGATTCAGGTTGTGGCATATCAGTCCTTGGTAAAGGGGAAAAGGCAGCAGTATCATAAGAGGATTGCAGAGGTCTTGGAGGAGCGGTTTCCATGGACAGTCGAGACACAGCCGGAACTTCTGGCACATCACTTTACTGAAGCGGGTGTCGTAGAAAAAGCTGTTCCCTACTGGCAGAGGGCAGGGGAGAGGGCTATCGAGCGCTCGGCTAACATAGAAGCTATTGCTCATCTCAGAAAGGGCTTAGAGTTGCTTAAAAATCTTCCTGAAACCCCTGAGCGTGCTCAACAAGAACTGGCCTTACGAATGACCCTTGGTATTCCGTTGACCATGACCAAGGGCTATGCAGCATCAGAAGTGGAAGAAACTTACGCTCGGGCTTTGGAGCTGTGTCAGGACCTGGGCGAGATTCCGGAACTCTTTCCGGTGCTCCATGGACTTTTGAGGTTTTATTTGGTGCGGGCAGAGTTTAAAAGATCGCATGAGTTGGGTGAACTAATCATGCGCATAGCCCAGAGCTTGCAAGATAACGCTCTTCTTGTCGAAGCCAACTTTGGGCTTGGGACTACATTGTTTTGGCTGGGAGATTTGATCTCTGCCAGAGCTTGTTTGGAGGAGGGAATTGCACTATACGACCCTGAGAAGCATAGTTCACATGCCTACCTCTATGGACAGGATCCCGGGGTAGCTTGCCGTGGATTTGCATCCTGGAGCATTTGGCTTCTTGGCTACCCGGATTCGGCTCTGAGGTTATGCAAGGACATGTTAGTCTTGGATCGGGAGGTATCTCATCTCTTCAGTCTGGCTTATGCTTTACACTTCGATGCAGTAATGAATCAATTCTGCTGTGAACCAGAGCTCATTCTAGAACGAGCGGAGGAGGAGGTCGCACTCTCAAAAGAGCAGGGTTTTACATTCTGGCTGGTAGGTGGGTCCATTCTTCAGGGTTGGGCGTTAACAAAACAGGACAAAATGGAAGAGGGGATTGAACAGATACAAAATAGCATAGCTGCCTGGCAGGCAACTGGAGCGGAACTGGCAAGGCCGTACTTTCTTTCTCTGCTGGCTGAAGCCTATTACCGGGAAGGATGGGTGAAGGAAGGGTTAGAAGTGCTGAGTGATGCTCTAACCATGATTGATAAGAGTGAAGAACGCTGGTGGGAAGCAGAGTTACTAAGGCTGAAAGGGGAATTATTGCTTGCATACTCTCAAGGCAATCGAGATGAGGTAGAAGAGTGTTTTCGTCGTGCCATTCGAATTGCGCGTCGTCAAAGTGCAAAATCTCTAGAGCTTAGGTCTGTAGTGAGCCTGAGTCGTCTTTTGAGGGAGCAGGAAAGAAGAGATGAAGCGAGGGAAATACTCTCAGAGATTTACGGCTGGTTTACGGAGGGGTTTGATACGAGGGACTTGATTGAAGCGAAGGAGTTGTTAAATGAGTTGTCGTAG
- a CDS encoding adenylate/guanylate cyclase domain-containing protein has product MQCPKCNFSNPSGFRYCGECGAVLSELSPELKKEEAERRQITVMFCDLVGFTSLSGQIDPEELREIVTAYQRGCAEIIYKHGGHIAQYLGDGLLVYFGYPITHEDTAQRAVRAGLEIVEAVHRLALPRTHLQKDIGVRVGIHTGVVVVGEVGGEAKHEWLAVGEAPNVASKLQEIAGENEVVISSETHRLLEGEFKCESMGLRNLKGIGGWVEVYRVIGERRVRSRFGRHIARGLTPLVGREEELRALKSLWERVRGGVQVVMLRGEAGIGKSRMVHELREKIKNEESIVLECQCLENYQNSAFYPLIELLERMMGIGREDTGEEKIGKIEDYVGARCSVPRDVTVPLFASLLSLPIPEGYPPIQVTPQRQKEKTIEALYDLFVDMAVKQPVLFVVEDLQWVDPSTLEFLNLFIDSKNENRILILLTSRPESPDMLSKDADFITLDRLNERETGEMTESIAKGKTLPSELLRQVVAKSDGIPLYVEEITKMVMEQDLAFVGATGRSPVFAIPSTLQDSLMARLDRLSTVKEVAQIGAAIGREFSYELLKAISTIDDTVLQRELDRLVEAELLLKLDNPFALSPFDSAAHPEPVEGERQAQGRPVEGRDVKYSFKHALIRDAAYQSLLKSKRQQYHQRIAEVLEERYQETIEIEPEIIAHHYTEAGIGEKAIPYWTRAGQNAVERSANIEAVSHLKKALQLLEILPETPNSNEKELTILVMLGSALALSKGFSNPEVEENYNRALELCRKVGGTPHLFPILMGLSVMYSFRDLKIAIEMTDKMFKIAESAEDPSFYIWCHSYMGTLKYWQGELDSSLEHINAAIAISETEKSYNKYGFYDPILMALCYKSWILLILGYAERASSILHQAQVMAQAGANLVELCFYMAFTAMFHCKSREVELTLERSEELVASSTEFGLPFYMGMGKILRGWALIMGSHDNLLVKAENIIKQMWQGIRAPETGRDEVIIQVFAPQFAEVYLKIDQVEVGLNFVNECLANLEETGFCLFEGELNRFKGKFLLALLDEGKAEECFLRAIEIARRQKAKLFELCAVMDLSRLWMKQGKKEEARNMLAEIYGWFTEGFDTKDLQEAKILLNELSK; this is encoded by the coding sequence ATGCAGTGCCCAAAGTGCAATTTTAGCAATCCATCCGGGTTCAGGTACTGCGGGGAGTGTGGGGCTGTTCTAAGTGAATTATCTCCAGAACTAAAGAAAGAAGAAGCGGAGCGACGCCAGATAACGGTGATGTTCTGCGACCTGGTGGGATTCACCAGCCTTTCCGGACAGATAGACCCTGAGGAGTTGAGGGAGATAGTCACCGCCTATCAAAGAGGATGTGCGGAGATAATCTACAAGCATGGCGGGCATATTGCCCAATATCTTGGAGACGGCCTTCTAGTGTATTTTGGGTATCCGATAACGCATGAGGACACAGCCCAGAGGGCGGTGAGAGCAGGGCTGGAGATAGTAGAGGCAGTTCATAGACTAGCATTACCCAGGACTCATCTACAGAAAGACATAGGGGTTAGGGTAGGGATACACACTGGGGTAGTGGTAGTGGGTGAGGTAGGGGGAGAAGCAAAACATGAATGGTTGGCGGTAGGGGAGGCGCCGAATGTAGCATCGAAGCTTCAGGAGATAGCCGGGGAGAATGAGGTAGTGATAAGCTCGGAAACGCATCGGCTTTTGGAGGGGGAGTTTAAGTGTGAAAGCATGGGATTGCGTAATCTTAAGGGGATAGGGGGGTGGGTGGAGGTATATCGGGTAATAGGGGAGAGGAGGGTAAGGAGCAGGTTTGGTAGGCATATAGCGAGGGGGCTGACGCCGCTGGTGGGGAGGGAGGAAGAGTTAAGAGCATTGAAGAGCTTATGGGAGAGAGTGAGAGGGGGAGTGCAGGTGGTGATGCTGAGAGGAGAGGCGGGGATAGGGAAGTCGAGGATGGTACATGAGTTAAGGGAGAAGATAAAGAACGAAGAGAGCATAGTTCTTGAATGTCAATGTTTAGAGAATTATCAGAACAGTGCATTTTATCCGTTGATAGAGCTATTGGAGAGGATGATGGGGATAGGGAGAGAGGACACGGGAGAGGAGAAGATTGGGAAGATAGAGGATTATGTAGGGGCACGCTGCAGCGTGCCCAGGGATGTGACGGTACCTTTATTCGCGTCATTGTTGTCTCTTCCCATTCCCGAGGGGTATCCGCCGATCCAGGTAACCCCGCAGAGGCAGAAGGAGAAGACGATAGAGGCTTTATATGATTTGTTCGTGGACATGGCAGTAAAGCAGCCGGTGCTGTTTGTAGTGGAAGACCTGCAGTGGGTGGACCCTTCCACTCTAGAATTTTTAAATCTTTTCATAGATAGTAAGAACGAGAATAGAATTCTCATTCTTCTTACATCCCGCCCTGAAAGCCCAGACATGCTGTCGAAGGATGCTGATTTTATTACGTTAGATAGGCTGAACGAGAGAGAGACGGGAGAGATGACCGAAAGTATAGCGAAGGGAAAGACGTTGCCGTCTGAATTGTTGAGACAGGTAGTGGCAAAGAGCGACGGGATACCGCTATATGTGGAAGAGATAACGAAGATGGTGATGGAGCAGGATCTGGCATTTGTAGGGGCGACCGGCCGGTCGCCCGTATTTGCAATTCCCTCGACACTTCAGGATTCATTGATGGCGAGGTTAGACAGATTATCCACGGTAAAAGAGGTAGCGCAGATAGGGGCGGCCATAGGGAGGGAGTTCAGCTACGAGTTACTAAAGGCAATCTCCACAATTGACGATACGGTTTTGCAGAGGGAGCTCGATAGGTTGGTAGAAGCCGAGCTTTTATTAAAGTTAGATAACCCGTTCGCCCTGAGCCCCTTCGACTCTGCCGCTCATCCTGAGCCTGTCGAAGGAGAGCGGCAGGCTCAGGGCAGGCCCGTCGAAGGGCGAGATGTTAAATATTCGTTCAAACACGCTTTGATTCGGGATGCGGCGTATCAATCTTTGCTGAAGAGCAAGAGGCAGCAGTATCATCAGCGGATTGCGGAGGTATTGGAGGAGAGGTATCAAGAGACAATAGAGATAGAGCCGGAGATTATAGCACATCATTACACAGAGGCGGGAATAGGGGAGAAAGCGATTCCTTACTGGACCAGGGCTGGACAAAATGCTGTAGAGCGCTCGGCAAATATAGAGGCAGTAAGTCATCTTAAGAAAGCCCTCCAGTTACTGGAGATACTTCCGGAAACTCCGAATAGTAATGAGAAGGAACTCACAATATTGGTCATGCTGGGGTCGGCCTTGGCATTAAGCAAAGGGTTTTCCAATCCAGAAGTTGAAGAAAATTATAACAGAGCCTTAGAGCTGTGCCGGAAGGTGGGGGGCACCCCTCATCTTTTCCCAATTTTAATGGGTTTATCAGTTATGTACAGCTTCAGGGATTTGAAAATTGCTATTGAGATGACTGATAAGATGTTTAAGATTGCCGAAAGTGCAGAAGACCCAAGCTTTTATATATGGTGCCATTCCTATATGGGTACATTAAAATACTGGCAAGGGGAGCTTGACTCTTCGCTGGAGCATATTAACGCGGCAATAGCTATCTCTGAAACGGAGAAGTCTTATAATAAATATGGTTTTTATGACCCAATTTTGATGGCACTATGCTATAAAAGCTGGATTCTGTTGATTCTTGGCTATGCAGAACGGGCGTCCTCTATACTTCATCAAGCCCAAGTTATGGCTCAAGCTGGTGCTAATCTTGTAGAGCTCTGCTTCTACATGGCCTTTACGGCCATGTTTCATTGTAAAAGTCGAGAGGTTGAATTGACATTGGAGAGATCGGAGGAATTGGTTGCCTCTTCTACAGAATTTGGCTTGCCGTTTTATATGGGGATGGGGAAAATTCTTCGTGGCTGGGCGCTGATTATGGGTTCTCATGATAATCTTTTGGTGAAGGCCGAGAATATAATCAAACAGATGTGGCAGGGAATAAGAGCGCCTGAGACTGGGAGAGATGAAGTGATCATCCAGGTTTTTGCACCACAATTTGCCGAAGTGTACTTGAAAATCGACCAAGTAGAGGTTGGTCTAAATTTTGTGAACGAGTGTTTAGCTAATCTCGAAGAAACAGGATTTTGCCTTTTTGAAGGAGAGTTAAACCGTTTCAAGGGAAAATTTCTCCTGGCTCTTCTTGACGAGGGCAAGGCAGAAGAATGTTTCCTCCGTGCCATTGAAATTGCCCGCAGGCAAAAGGCCAAATTATTCGAGCTTTGCGCCGTGATGGATTTGAGCCGTCTATGGATGAAGCAGGGAAAGAAAGAAGAAGCGCGAAACATGCTCGCCGAGATTTATGGCTGGTTTACGGAGGGGTTTGACACAAAAGACTTACAAGAAGCAAAGATATTGTTAAATGAATTGTCGAAATAG
- a CDS encoding sigma-54-dependent Fis family transcriptional regulator, whose amino-acid sequence MHSIKKQSSHEHNKTGEEFPEIIKISYAINSEKDLSNLLYLIAREAADLTNAEKASIFLLDREKQELWSIVTLDGEQIRLDARMGIAGKAAMTGQMINVEDVYQDPRFYKKVDARTGYRTQSLLVVPLKNQEGKVIGTFQVLNKKAGTFTKRDEGIMEALAEQVATAIQAAQLVADLKDYQEQLLKENAQLWKEIEDRFSTESIVGTSPEIQNVVRLIEQISDSTANVLIFGESGTGKELAAKAIHYNSPRAKSPFIAINCAAIPESLIETELFGIEKGVATGVEARIGKFEEANGGTLFLDEIGDLSLAAQAKILRVIQERVLQHVGGRKTIPIDVRILAATNKDLETEIKKGNFRKDLYYRLKEIQIQMPALREIPDDIPILVDHFLTKYCQQLDKEPKRISGRALDLLMSYSWPGNVRELENTIKRLVTLVPRKLIYEEDLPENIQESSRDKGSLKLLSKHTLKERVEEFERKIIVEALERCEQNQMQAAKLLGLSRQGLINKMKRYGLIRS is encoded by the coding sequence GTGCACTCCATAAAGAAACAATCCTCTCACGAACATAATAAGACCGGTGAAGAATTCCCTGAGATTATCAAAATCTCCTATGCCATAAACTCAGAAAAGGATTTGTCCAACCTTCTTTATCTTATAGCCAGGGAAGCCGCAGACCTCACCAATGCCGAGAAAGCCAGCATTTTCCTCCTGGATAGAGAAAAGCAAGAGCTCTGGTCAATAGTGACACTTGACGGCGAGCAGATAAGGCTCGATGCCCGCATGGGGATTGCCGGAAAAGCTGCTATGACCGGTCAAATGATCAATGTGGAAGACGTTTATCAAGACCCGCGATTTTACAAGAAGGTTGATGCCCGTACCGGATACCGAACACAAAGCCTCCTCGTCGTCCCGCTAAAGAACCAGGAAGGAAAGGTAATTGGAACCTTCCAAGTCCTTAATAAAAAAGCGGGCACCTTCACCAAAAGGGACGAGGGGATTATGGAGGCCTTGGCCGAGCAGGTAGCTACCGCCATCCAAGCCGCTCAGTTGGTCGCCGACCTGAAGGATTATCAAGAGCAATTACTCAAAGAAAACGCACAGTTGTGGAAAGAGATTGAGGACCGATTCTCCACCGAGAGCATAGTAGGCACCAGCCCGGAGATTCAAAACGTGGTCAGGCTGATCGAACAGATAAGCGACAGCACCGCCAATGTCCTTATCTTCGGCGAGAGCGGCACCGGAAAGGAACTGGCAGCCAAGGCTATACACTACAACAGCCCGCGCGCAAAAAGCCCTTTCATCGCCATAAACTGCGCAGCGATTCCGGAGAGCCTAATCGAAACAGAGCTATTCGGGATTGAAAAGGGTGTGGCCACCGGGGTAGAGGCGAGAATCGGAAAATTCGAGGAAGCAAACGGAGGAACGCTATTTTTAGATGAAATCGGAGACCTTAGTCTGGCGGCCCAGGCAAAGATACTCCGTGTAATTCAGGAGAGGGTTTTACAACATGTAGGTGGCAGGAAGACAATTCCGATAGACGTGCGAATTCTAGCCGCAACAAACAAAGACCTGGAAACAGAAATCAAGAAGGGGAATTTCCGTAAAGACCTCTACTACCGTCTAAAAGAAATACAGATTCAGATGCCGGCGCTCAGGGAAATTCCTGATGATATTCCTATCCTTGTAGATCATTTTCTTACAAAGTATTGCCAGCAATTGGATAAGGAGCCAAAGAGGATTTCCGGTAGGGCACTGGACCTTTTGATGAGTTACAGTTGGCCCGGAAATGTTAGAGAGCTAGAAAACACCATAAAAAGACTGGTGACCTTAGTTCCCAGAAAATTAATATACGAAGAGGACCTTCCTGAAAATATACAGGAGAGCAGTCGGGATAAAGGGTCTCTCAAGTTGCTGTCAAAACATACCCTGAAAGAGAGGGTCGAAGAATTCGAGAGGAAGATTATCGTAGAAGCATTAGAAAGGTGTGAGCAAAACCAGATGCAAGCGGCAAAGCTTTTGGGCCTCAGCCGGCAGGGGTTGATAAATAAGATGAAGAGATACGGACTGATAAGAAGTTGA